GCACCGCCGCGACGCGCTACGTGCACCAGTTCCACCACCTCCACCCGGACCTCCAGCTGCAGCAGAACAGCTACGCCAAGCAGCAGCACGAGCCCGCCGACGATGACCACAACGGCAACGGCAACGGCGGCAACTACGGAGCCCAGTACGGCGAGAACAACGacggcggctcctcctcctccggccccgccggtgatggcgcgggtggcggcggcgggggcgggcctGGGGACATGGTGGCGCGCCGGCCACGGGGGCGCCCCCCGGGCTCGAAGAACAAGCCCAAGCCGCCGGTGATCATCACGCGGGAGAGCGCCAACACGCTGCGCGCCCACATCCTGGAGGTCGGCAGCGGCTGCGACGTGTTTGAGTGCATCTCCACGTACGCGTGCCGGCGGCAGCGCGGCGTGTGCGTGCTGAGCGGCAGCGGCATCGTGACCAACGTGACGCTGCGGCAGCCGTCGGCCCCCGCGGGCGCCGTCGTGACCCTGCACGGCAGGTTCGAGATCCTGTCGCTCTCGGGCTCCTTCCTGCCCCCGCCGGCTCCCCCTGGAGCCACCAGCCTCACCATATTCCTCGCCGGGGGGCAGGGGCAGGTCGTCGGCGGCAACGTCGTGGGCGCGCTCTACGCCGCGGGCCCGGTCATCGTCATCGCGGCGTCCTTCGCTAACGTCGCCTACGAGCGCCTCCCGCTGGAGGACGAGGAGGCGCCGCCTGCAACGGCAGGCATGCAGATGCAGCAGCCCGGCGACGCCGACGCCGCGGCCGCCATGGGCGGCGTCCCGTTCCCTCCCGACCCGTCGGCTGCCGGCCTGCCCTTCTTCAACCAGCTGCCTCTCAACAACATGACCGGCGGTCCCGGCTCGCAGCTCCCTCCCGGTGCCGACGGCCACGGCTGGGCCGGCGGACGGCCACAGTTCTGAATTCTCACAGGTGCTTGGGAGATCGGTGTAATTGCTGTCGGCGGAGAGAAGGCGAGATCACGATGAGCAACCACAAGGTTTCAGGGCAGTTTGCAAAAAGGTTAGAGCACGCACACACGAACGATCCAAGGAAACAATCTATCGTCTACTGCACTATTTCTATCTCTGTACAATTTCGTAGTGTTTTGTCGATCTCTGATCATGTTGTCctccttgttctttttcttcttcttcttcttcttcttcttcttcttcttcttcttcttcttcttcttctattttcttttcttgtcTCTCCTGAACCTTAATCTGTGGCCTGTGTAACCTTCTCGATCTTGATTTTCAATATGGCTTTAAATAATTATCCCTCAATTTGTCCGAGCATATGCATGGGTCTACTCATCTTGGTCTTGCTGGTATGTTGTTTATGTGGACGACAGATTCGATTCCAGCCGATAAGGAGGAAAATTTAGTGCTGTTAGTGTTCGTGTGGGCTTAATTAAGCTGTCAATTCCTACTTTATTAGATAGATCGATGTGTTGTAGATGCTTTTGGGTAATTATTTTTGTGCCATACAAAGGTGTTAGATGCCCTATGTGTACTCTAACGAAGTGATGTGTGTATATTATACTAGTCTTCACGACAGTTCAGCTTTGAGCTAACATAATCATGCATATCTCGTCACTTAGTTCTTTTCTGGTTGTGAGTTTATGTTGGAGTTGTCAAATTGGGAATTGCATCACAATTCAGTTGTTACAGTGCTTTGCTCTCACACGTGTGCATGCTTGCCGTTGTTTAAAGATCACAAAGGTACTATATACTACTACTAACTGCATCCTCACAGAAACAGGCTATAGCTATATAGCTCATGGGGAACCCTCAGCTGTCTGTCTATGTTTCTTACTACCACTTACGTTTCCCCCAATGTTCTTCGCTCCTTGTCCTATTGAGTACTGTAAAGAACAGAACCATAGTTTTCAGAAGCTATTGGAACTTGCGCATTTAGAGACCTAAGGTTTCCACTGCTGACATGTGTTATGTTCGTTATTGCCTCTCTGTCTTCCATCACTGTTCATATGGTGGCTTAACTCTCCCTTGAACAAGTTGCTAATAATTTTATATGTAGAATTGGGTAGATGGTAAGCATACTCCTTTCTTGAAGAACATGCATGCATTTCAGGGTGCCAATCTGAGTATAACATGCAGGAACGCCTCTCATGTGTTGAGATATATTAATTCCTTGTATCATTCTGTAGAGTCCTTAAATATGCatctgtgtatgtttcatttctGTTGAATATATAGTTCGGATCCAA
This region of Triticum aestivum cultivar Chinese Spring chromosome 2D, IWGSC CS RefSeq v2.1, whole genome shotgun sequence genomic DNA includes:
- the LOC123054512 gene encoding AT-hook motif nuclear-localized protein 23, whose translation is MAGLDLGTAATRYVHQFHHLHPDLQLQQNSYAKQQHEPADDDHNGNGNGGNYGAQYGENNDGGSSSSGPAGDGAGGGGGGGPGDMVARRPRGRPPGSKNKPKPPVIITRESANTLRAHILEVGSGCDVFECISTYACRRQRGVCVLSGSGIVTNVTLRQPSAPAGAVVTLHGRFEILSLSGSFLPPPAPPGATSLTIFLAGGQGQVVGGNVVGALYAAGPVIVIAASFANVAYERLPLEDEEAPPATAGMQMQQPGDADAAAAMGGVPFPPDPSAAGLPFFNQLPLNNMTGGPGSQLPPGADGHGWAGGRPQF